atccttccccccccacccccccaagtcAGGCAGTACCTAGGGAGGGGCTCTGGGTCCTTCTGGGCAGGGGATGGTATGACTTTCCTCTCaaactctctttcttctttcagagGCTCCATTGACTGCATCCAGCTTATCAATGAGGAACACATGATATCTGGATCAGAGGATGGGTAAAGATTTCCCCAGCAGCCATATTTCCCCCACAGCCCCCACAACTGTTCACCCTTACTTCAGCCCTCTTTGTCCCTTCCATTCTCCCCACTAACAATTCCTTAATTTCCATGCCTAAAGCTCGTTGGCTCTGTGGGGCCTCTCCAAGAAGCGGCCCCTCACTGTGCAACAAAAAGCCCATGGGATGCGTGGAGAAGAGGGCTTGGAGCAGCCATACTGGGTGTCATCGGTGACAGCACTGCTCAACACAGACCTCGTGGCCTCAGGTTGGTTTGAATCCTGGACTACCCTGTGGGAATTTCTCCTCTCTTTGGAGTAGGGTTAGGGCAAGTGGCCTTGTGGGCTAGGCTGATGGCCCCAACTTGCtcagtttttgtttcattttagttgagatttgaaaaaatgcttttttcctgGAGTTAATACTAGATATAATAGTGCCCCTTGTCTCAAGCCCTTCGagctttacaaagcactttcctcaggACAGCCCAAGAAGAATGAATAGCCTCACACAATTTAAGAGACACCCCCTACGCCTCTGCAGTTTTCTTGTTCTCAGCTCAATCTGAGGATACTGGTTATATCATCTGACTGGAAAGGTGAGGCCTTTGAGTAGGAATTCTTAACAAGCTCCCCAGTAACAAACAAGTGGCTACCAGCCTCTGCCTGAAGAAGATAAGAAGCCTACTCCTTGCCCCCAAGAAATGGGAGAAACTCAATCTATCTGGAGGCAGCCCAAACAACAGTAGACAGCTCTGAGGGTCACGGAGATTTTCTCATGTAACCTTTCTGTAACTTTTCCCCAGCGCTCCTAGTATAGGGATCAGGTAGAACAAACCTGATCCCTCTTCCTCCTGGCAGGCCTTCACATATTCCAAAACAGATGCACATGAGCCCTGTCCAACTCATTCACCCTGTGCTCAGTTAGTCGGTCACTTCCTTTGTACTATTGTTAGTTTTTCTCCACCTATCCTAGAATGTGACACTTTGGACTGCTCATAAGCATGCTGTGACCACAGCAGAAGACAGGAGGACTCTTTTCCTCTGCTTTAGTCATGAAACTCTTTTTCTACAGCTTGAGCCCTTCTGGGGCCCTTGTCTCGTTCCTAATAGGCCCTGCTCCTCCTAATGTGGCCCCCAAGATTTGCCCTTATGGATTCAAGCCATTCTAGGGGAGCTCTGATGAGGGCTCTGCTTCTGGAAAATCCTCTGGTTCTCTGTGTCTTAGCTCAGTGACTTCCCCTTTTCTTCTGACAAGTCTAAGCCTAGACTCACAACGGGAAAAGCTGCCATTTCTTGTAGAGATGAATAGCAACACCATGGAACTGGTTAGCCaccatctcctttgatcctctctgtctctttgaggAAGGCAGgaattgggaaactgaggttctcaGTGTACTAGCTCTGGCATGAGAAAGCTGTGGGATGTTTAGGCAAGATAGTCACCTCCTTGgtgtcttggtttcctcttctgaaaagtCTTCCTCCTAGTGCTAAGATTTGAGTCTGATCCAAGTATcattaggttttttgttttgttttgttttgttttttacaaatgaggaaacctagGTTCCTGGAAATCAGCCCTTGGCCCAGGAGGAATGACACCAAGCTGGTCTCCATCCAGGTCTGCCCATTAAACCCTGAGAGGTCAGAAGGTCCAGAATTTCTAGTGAAAAGATGGATAGTCCAGCCCCCTCTTTTGTTTCACAGGAGGAGACTGAGCAAGCcccagagaaataaaaagaatgaccTGGAGAAATATGGATTAGTCTCTGGAGTAATTAGTATCTTCTCAACCAGTTTTGAACTCATTTAATCGCATCACCATCCTGGGGCAGTGCTGAGATTGGAACCAGTTTCCTGACTCTTAGGTCCTACATTCTCTCCACTACATGATGTTCTCTATACTCAGTATAGGACCCTTGTACTCCGAGTATTTACAGAGATAAATAAGATACTGTCCTCAAGTAGCTGCCAGTCTGGGAAGGAGATAAGGTGCATACCTGGCTTCCTCTAATTGAAATCAGTCTATGACAGTGCTAGGAGACCAGAGGGAAAAGTTCACTTTCAGCCTGGAAGGGTAAAGCCTTAGCTTTGGAAGGGCCCTTAAAGCATTCAATGGGTGCACAGCCTTCCAGACCATGCTGCAGGccaatgaaatattatatttattttatttgagaaaaaaaaaaaacctttaccttgtatttgtttatttgggaatttttatttaattaattgatttagaatatttttccatggttacatgattcatgttctttccctcccctcctcccatcccctcccatagccaatgagcagttccactgggttttacatgtgtcattgatcaaggcctatttccatattattaatatttgcattagggtgattgtttagagtttacatccctaATCAAATCCCcgtcgacccatgtgatcaaacagttgtttttcttctgtatttctactcccacagttctttctttggatgtgggtagtgttctttctcatagacccctcagaattgccctggattattgcattgctactcatagagaagtccattacattcgatttaccacagtgtatctgtctctgtgtataatgttctcctggttatgctcctttcactctgcattagttcctggaggtcattccagtccccatggaattcctctacttcattattcctctacttcattattcctttgagtagaatagtattccatcaccaacacataccacaatttgttcagtcattccttaattgaagggcatcccctcattttccaattttttgctatcacaaagagcacagctataaatatttttttataagcctttttctttattatctctttggggtataaacccagcagtgctatggctggatcaaagggcagacagtcttttaaagccttttgggcatagttccaaattgccttccagaatggttggatcaattcacaactccaccagcaatgcattagtgtctcaattttgccacatcctctccaacatttattactttcccttgctgtcatgttagccagtctgctaggcatacctcagagttgttttgatttgcatttctctaattataagagatttagagcactttttcatgtgcttattgatagttttgatttctttatctgaaaattgcctatttatatcccttgcgcatttatcaattggggaatggcttgcttttttgtacaattgatttagctccttataaatttgagtaattagacctttgtcagaagtttttgttaaaaagattttttcccaatttgttgcttcccttctcattttgattacattggttttgtttgtacaaaaacttttttatgtaatcaaaattatttcttttacattttgtaatattttccaattttaaattCAAAGTCCTGAAATCACAGTTGGATGTTTTGCTGCCACAGAGGGGAGGCttttgtgtgtgtatctgtgtgtgttgAGGGTAGGGGGTTGGCACAGATGAAGTTTGGTTGAGTGATTAAACTTAGCCAGAGTGTAGAATTATTGTTGGGGGCATGGGGAGAGGGGCAGACAGACTTTCATTGATGGAGGTAATAATTGAGGGAACACCCTCCCGCCCAACCAGGCAGATGATACTATTCTGTACCTCCAGTCTTCAGAGAATTAGTGCCTGGTACAGTGTTGGGCAGGACTTGCTGATGCTGAGATCAGCTCTCCCCAAGACCTTCTTGGTCACAGGGGGTTAGCATGAAGTCTCTGCCTTGAAAAAGAAGTGTTAAAGTGTCTCAGGCTCCTGAGTCACAAGGAAAAGTAGAGGGATAGATACCCTGTCCCACCagtttctctgtcttcttccttcctaACCCTAGGATCTCACAGCTCCTTTGTGCGACTCTGGCAATGTGCAGAGGGTTTCCGGAGGCTAGAACCACTCTGGGACATCCCTCTGGTAAGGAGTGGTCAGGGATGGAGGTGGGGCACTTGGACTGGTGGAGAGACAGTGATATTCTGGTTCCTATTTACCCACCCTTCTTCCCACCCTTTAGGTTGGCTTCATCAACAGCCTCAAATTCTCCAGTACCGGAGACTTCCTGGTAGCAGGTGTTGGGAAGGAACACAGGTACACCATAACATTAGTGTTAGGGAGCCCCCTTAAATAGTCCTGCTTTACTCTGGGGCAGAAAATGGGGGCGGGACCAGAACTGGGAAAGTAGAGGGAAGAGGGTTGGCAACAAGACGGGAAGGCCTCAAAGCCTCAGCCCTTAGTTCCTCTCTCTTCCCACAGGTTGGGACGCTGGTGGCAAATCAAAGATGCCAAGAACTCAGTCTGCATCATCCCCTTGCGGAGAGTCCCTCCCGCCCCAGCTGCTGGCTCTTAACTTGTCTTCCTCAAAAATGCTCCCTTGTTTATTTAACTCTCTTCCCTGCTCCCATCTTTTGTATTAAAGCCTGTTGGTCAGTCCAAGCCTTGTCTGTCTGTGGCTTCTTGGGGAGGGGGCCCAGGCGCCCCACTCGAGTCCCTTTCACCTTGCGACTTGTCTTCTGAGGCCTTAGTGCCGCATCCTTCACCCGGAGGCCACAGGAATGGGGAGGGTTAGAGACTCGATTGGTGACAGACAGACAAATACCTAGAAACTCTTTGTAAAGAGAGAGGCTAGCTTGCCTGCCTACAGCACTGTATAGATATCATTTCATTCCCACAGCAGCTCTGTGAGGTACGTGCTAGTGTCTCCAGTTCTGCAGATGAGGAACCGGATTCAGCACTTTGTCTGGGGTCACTAAGCTAGTCTTCCTCTGAGGGAGGATTCAAACTTGGATCTTGGTGACTTGGTGACCCCAAGACAGGACAGGGGAAGAAGCAGGCAGAGACCCCGAGCCTAGGCTTCCTGAGCACAGCCTGCCACCGCCTAAGAAAGAAAGCAGGTCGTACCCACCAAAATTCTTTATTGGGAAGGGATCCAGTCCCTAGGAAATTAGGATCTGCATTTCCATTGCCAGGCCACTGGCTGTGATCTGGTAACGGCCACGCATGAACCCACGGGTCAGGCAATTGCGCCAACGCATTTGGATGAGGCGAACAGCAGCCTGAGCCCTCAGGTAGCGCCGTCGCACCCGCCACATGCGGACCATCGCCTGAAGCTTCACCACGGCGCACTCCCGCCTCGTGGAGAGCTGCAGCACCATCAGGCGACGCCGATCGAGCAACCGTGAGTAAGCTACCCGCCACCAGCACTGGATGATCCATGCACGAAGGGCCGCATGCAGCAGGGTCCGTCGCACCAGCGTCCCCCGCCACCAGGCCTGGATTTGGATGGCCGCAACGTCTTCCAAGGCCTGAGTGAGGAGGATGAGAGCCTGCTCAGGCCCAGGGCTCCTCCCCAGAGTCCCTCGCCACCAGGCCTGGATTTGGATGGCCGCAACGTCTTCCAAGGCCTGAGTGAGGAGGATGAGAGCCTGCTCAGGCCCAGGGCCCCTCCCCAGAGTCCCCACCTCTGTTATCTCTTACTTTTTGTCTGCGTCTTCCCTTTCCCTGGTCCAGGAGCTCCCAGCTCCATCAACCTCATCCTCAGACCCTCCCCCCTTAGGTCTAGGCTCCGGATAATGACCTCAACCCTTCTTACCCGACTCCTTTTACTCTCCCCagccccctctcccttctctggacTCCACATGGCCTGGGTCAGGCTTGCTCTCCCCCCTCACCACTATCTTGGGGGCCTCTGAATCTCCAAAGGAAACATTCTTCCCTGACCCATACTAACATGATACAAGAACCCACTGTGTGGATCATTTGTTGATCATTTTTAAAGAAGCATTAGGCCACCTTAAACATTCTCCGACAGCGATCGTGAAAGACGCCTTGATAAGCACAACCAGAGAAGTAACTTGGCTCAGCGATCCTCTGGTTCTGTACAGCAAGTGAagcctgaggcagagagaggagcgCTGACCAAAGATGCTAGCTGCCATCCCAGAATGTCCGAGGCCACTGAAATGGAAGAAGGGTTCCTTGTCCACTGCGAAGCTCCTCCAGATGACTTCATTTTCGGATGACATTTTGTTGATTGCGTCCAGACCCAGTCATAGgacctcctcctgctcctccatGAAATTCAATCCCATTTCAAAAGTGATGAGCCTAACAATTCAGTTAGGAAAAAACCAAATGCACAGAGATGCAAGCTGGAAACGCCGTCCATCATGTCAGCCTATCAGCACATACACATAGAAACTAAATGAGCAATGGGTTAGACCCAGCTTTGGAGGAAGAGATTGGATTGAATTCCTTGTAGGAACCTATCTAGGACACCTGGTCCCTTCAGCTGTTTCCAGACAAATATAAAAACCCACCTTTGAACAAAAGCATCTTTTCAGGAGTCCTCTATGTCTACGCGTTATGGGACACTCCATGAAATGGAATATCAGAAAAGAGGCAGCAGTGTCCCATAGCAAGTGAAGGATAACAGACAAATAATTCAGATGCTGCATTGATAACCCACAGAATGTGGACGTTGGGTAGGTAGCTCCTCGATGAAGGATTTTCAAAACTACATGAATGCCTATAGTAAAGGATGAGAAAGTGTGAATGGCTTGCATTCCACACGGTAAGAGTACCTCTATTGACAGCAAGAccaagaactttttaaaaacttctgtGTTCATTTGAGTAGCACAGAAACATGTTAGCCTGTGTTTCTGTGTCTATCTCTGAACTATTCCCTTTTCtgtctatttttccaaatatttttgctGTTCTTATTCACATGGTTATTAATCAGTACAGGCTATTGAGGAAAGTGATGGATTCAAAAGCTGGTTTCAGATCTTTGTCTTGGCACTTCTCCATTTGTGATCtagaacaagtcacttcatttctctgtgcCTTGATTTACTCATCTCTATACATCTATGGACCtacttttcacatttttttccccaattaattTACTATGCCAGTTGTAGTTTCTTGCTTCTGACCATTGTCTCCTTATTCTATCCTCCCCCTTTTTACCCTTCCCCACTTTTTCTTAGCCTCTTTCCTTCCTAGGTAAATTTCTAGATCcaactgtgtgtatatatgtacacgtACACACACTTTCATCTTTGCACCAGTTCAGATTGTGAGGCTCAAGAGTTGTCTGCTCCACCTCCTACCCCATCCCAACCTGCATTCTCCCCTTGATTGTAAAAATATCCTTGCATGTacctttttcttgatttctttctttcccatcccCCTTCTTCCAGCATATCCCCCTTTCTCACCATTCTATTCTTTTGAGATCATCTCAACATAATAGACTCACACCCATGCTCTCTAAGCAGATATCTCACTCTCTAATGATAATGTTCTTAAGgattacatgtatcatcttcccatgtgggaatataaacaatttagcCTTGCTAGGTTCCCTTATGATTTGCCATGCatctttaccttttcatattttggGGTGGTCATATTTGAATGTCAAATGTTATGTTAagatcttttcatcagaaatcctTGAAAGTTCTCTTCCATTAAATATCtgggattttttccccctgaagggGGAATACTCAGCTTTGCtgggtagattattcttggttgcaaTCCTAGaattttgccttccagaatattatattctaagccCTTCACTCCTTTATAGTAGTAGCTTCTAATCCTTTGTGATCCTAATtatggttccatggtatttgaatgatttctttctgactgcttttgACCTGGAAGTTCTGGATTTGAGCTAAAATATCACTAAGAGTTTTCACTTTGGGAATCTCaggtgatcagtgaattctttcaatttccatttttccctttggTTTTAGGTTATCTGGGcatatttcctttataatttcttgattaTGATGTTTTTTCATCATGACTTTGTCAGtcaaatagttattttttttttaaacccttaccttccatcttggaatcaatactgtgtattggttccaaggcacaagaatggtaagggctaggcaatgggggttaagtaatttgcccaggatcacacagctgggaagtgtcttgaggtcagatttgaacccaggacctcccatctgtgggcctggctctcaattcattgaaccacccagctgcccccagtcaaataattcttaaatgatctcttctcaatctattttccaggtcagtctttcctgtgaaatatttcatattttattaagaaattttcagtcttttgactttgttttattatttctttatatctcatGTAGTCATTAACTTCCAGttgaccaattctaatttctaagggattattttcttcaataaagtttTGTACTTCttaccatttggtcaattcttatttttaagaagttattttcttcaatatgttTTGTCCCTCTTACTCTTACCAAGCTGTTGGTTGTCTTTTCATAATTGTCTttcatagctctca
The window above is part of the Monodelphis domestica isolate mMonDom1 chromosome 7, mMonDom1.pri, whole genome shotgun sequence genome. Proteins encoded here:
- the LOC100031233 gene encoding IQ domain-containing protein F1-like isoform X5, with the translated sequence MNKSDSEVFLEEQIMALEDVAAIQIQAWWRGTLVRRTLLHAALRAWIIQCWWRVAYSRLLDRRRLMVLQLSTRRECAVVKLQAMVRMWRVRRRYLRAQAAVRLIQMRWRNCLTRGFMRGRYQITASGLAMEMQILIS
- the LOC100031233 gene encoding IQ domain-containing protein F5-like isoform X2, whose protein sequence is MNKSDSEVFLEEQIMALEDVAAIQIQAWWRGTLGRSPGPEQALILLTQALEDVAAIQIQAWWRGTLVRRTLLHAALRAWIIQCWWRVAYSRLLDRRRLMVLQLSTRRECAVVKLQAMVRMWRVRRRYLRAQAAVRLIQMRWRNCLTRGFMRGRYQITASGLAMEMQILIS
- the LOC100031233 gene encoding IQ domain-containing protein F1-like isoform X4 → MGCQFSAKTKAKMNKSDSEVFLEEQIMALEDVAAIQIQAWWRGTLVRRTLLHAALRAWIIQCWWRVAYSRLLDRRRLMVLQLSTRRECAVVKLQAMVRMWRVRRRYLRAQAAVRLIQMRWRNCLTRGFMRGRYQITASGLAMEMQILIS
- the LOC100031233 gene encoding IQ domain-containing protein F1-like isoform X3 — its product is MFKALEDVAAIQIQAWWRGTLGRSPGPEQALILLTQALEDVAAIQIQAWWRGTLVRRTLLHAALRAWIIQCWWRVAYSRLLDRRRLMVLQLSTRRECAVVKLQAMVRMWRVRRRYLRAQAAVRLIQMRWRNCLTRGFMRGRYQITASGLAMEMQILIS
- the LOC100031233 gene encoding IQ domain-containing protein F5-like isoform X1, with the protein product MGCQFSAKTKAKMNKSDSEVFLEEQIMALEDVAAIQIQAWWRGTLGRSPGPEQALILLTQALEDVAAIQIQAWWRGTLVRRTLLHAALRAWIIQCWWRVAYSRLLDRRRLMVLQLSTRRECAVVKLQAMVRMWRVRRRYLRAQAAVRLIQMRWRNCLTRGFMRGRYQITASGLAMEMQILIS